One genomic region from Pyrobaculum islandicum DSM 4184 encodes:
- a CDS encoding hydrogenase maturation nickel metallochaperone HypA yields MHEWSLALSVIQTVDKWAREHNVEVRKISLSVPIVSQLDISILREAFDMLKKESRLEKAELEVKVRTPRYRCRACGYMFGHEEVASQIEALVGKYGEEYPLHLVPELLPAFVKCPKCGSHDIEADLSIQVEQIETV; encoded by the coding sequence ATGCACGAATGGTCACTTGCGCTTTCTGTAATTCAAACTGTAGATAAATGGGCGAGAGAACACAATGTAGAGGTTAGAAAGATCTCTCTTTCTGTGCCCATAGTGTCACAACTAGACATCTCCATATTGAGAGAGGCTTTTGACATGCTTAAGAAAGAGTCTAGACTTGAAAAAGCAGAGCTGGAGGTAAAAGTTAGGACTCCCAGATATAGATGTAGGGCATGTGGCTATATGTTTGGTCATGAGGAGGTGGCCTCTCAGATAGAGGCTTTAGTTGGGAAATATGGCGAGGAGTACCCCCTACATCTCGTGCCCGAGTTGCTCCCCGCGTTTGTAAAATGCCCAAAATGCGGCTCGCATGATATTGAGGCAGACCTCTCAATACAAGTAGAACAGATTGAGACGGTATGA
- a CDS encoding CopG family ribbon-helix-helix protein, whose translation MVRRISIVLDDELYKEMERYMTEIGEVNRSRFIASLIAEKVGEAAKTPVASLIAIVYDHEVGDVAKHLTEVQHDFNDIIRVATHVHLDERNCLEVIHAVGDAQRIRELTSRISRIGRGIRYLKVVNIPREAL comes from the coding sequence ATGGTTAGGAGAATTTCGATAGTTTTAGACGACGAGCTTTATAAAGAGATGGAGAGATATATGACTGAAATTGGCGAAGTGAACCGCTCCCGTTTTATAGCTTCGCTCATAGCCGAGAAGGTGGGGGAGGCGGCTAAAACGCCTGTCGCCTCGCTTATAGCTATTGTCTACGACCATGAAGTTGGAGATGTGGCGAAGCACTTAACTGAGGTTCAGCACGACTTTAACGATATTATTAGAGTAGCGACGCACGTTCACCTAGACGAGAGAAATTGTCTAGAGGTGATACACGCCGTTGGAGATGCGCAGAGAATCAGAGAGCTCACCTCGAGAATCTCTAGAATCGGCAGGGGGATTCGCTATCTCAAAGTGGTAAATATCCCGAGGGAGGCTCTATAA
- a CDS encoding hydrogenase maturation protease yields the protein MLLVVGLGNVVYGDDGFGSCLAQVLSHYNDFVFDGNAHGIGVLGTLADYDILVFLDIDVRLPPGAVAIERVEGSLTLQETRLIDAHRTPPSLLVGYLRAMGRDPKAYIIAVGPKTLEPFSPPSQEVIKAVPIAVEELKKLLAQFGVELKIGENVVEEFKNCYRRALRYERV from the coding sequence ATGCTACTAGTCGTCGGGCTGGGCAACGTAGTCTACGGAGACGACGGTTTTGGTAGTTGTCTAGCTCAAGTCCTCTCACATTACAACGATTTTGTTTTTGATGGAAATGCCCACGGCATAGGCGTTTTAGGAACCTTAGCGGATTACGACATCTTAGTTTTTCTAGACATAGACGTTAGATTGCCCCCTGGTGCTGTAGCTATAGAGAGAGTCGAGGGCTCTCTTACTCTCCAAGAGACTAGGCTTATAGATGCCCACAGGACGCCGCCTTCTTTACTTGTCGGTTATCTCAGGGCGATGGGGCGAGATCCCAAGGCCTATATAATCGCGGTGGGGCCTAAGACACTCGAGCCGTTTTCTCCGCCGTCGCAAGAGGTTATAAAGGCTGTACCTATTGCAGTAGAGGAGTTAAAAAAATTGCTTGCTCAATTTGGCGTCGAACTTAAAATTGGAGAGAATGTGGTAGAAGAGTTTAAAAACTGCTACCGCAGAGCATTGAGGTATGAGCGAGTTTAA
- a CDS encoding nickel-dependent hydrogenase large subunit — MSTVKIWIDPITRIEGHLALYAEIDTGTRAVKTARTTVMAFRGFEVFLRGRPPEDAPHIVSRTCGVCGAAHANASVIACDIAAGMTPYPMGSVLRTLAYSMTDYIYDHPLILNMLEGPDYSEVIISKLTPSVWKVAQETPANYTAIHGYRTIADIMKDLNPITGKIWQLTVKYQRIAREAGALIYGRHAHPSTLIPGGISTDITNLPSLLQEYYARLSQLTAWVKFVWAVWQDLYEFYRDHVTTPDGKPYATTQGKTHDPPVMLAGGFADDPEVYSNITDEARGNWRELYARLDQAYNARGEKPGFAIGHDIYSKNPTEIQLGYVEFADSSFYEDWVKSNVAPPTGWIKEDPIGRPLVNGTELFKYHMWNRTTIPKPGAINFAEKYSWAAEPRLVLKDGRIAPIETGPISQLWLDTLHATKFELAGFKAWESNGSQMKIYLPGGTVAPDLPPGTKDELVITWNLPKYSTTFERLLARAVHLAVVNAIAWANLLYGLQLVNAGKVQTSRPWSYGKWPDFSYSFGWWQVPRGNCMHWLVQKGGRIVNYQYEAPTTPNVSPSNNRCTDPWKGQCAGPFEMSVRNSVVTEELPPDQWTGLDQVRAIRSFDPCLACAVHFEAKGEGGRVMNVIEKVIWNACAI, encoded by the coding sequence ATGTCTACGGTAAAGATCTGGATTGACCCCATTACGCGTATTGAGGGACATCTAGCTTTGTATGCAGAAATAGATACCGGCACCAGAGCTGTGAAAACTGCTAGAACCACAGTGATGGCATTCCGTGGCTTTGAGGTATTCCTAAGGGGTAGACCTCCCGAGGACGCCCCCCACATAGTTTCTCGTACATGTGGAGTCTGTGGCGCAGCTCATGCTAACGCCTCTGTGATTGCCTGTGATATCGCCGCAGGTATGACACCGTATCCAATGGGGAGTGTATTGAGGACTCTTGCCTATTCCATGACAGACTACATCTATGACCACCCATTGATTTTAAACATGTTGGAGGGGCCGGACTACAGCGAGGTGATTATAAGCAAGCTTACTCCATCTGTGTGGAAGGTTGCCCAGGAAACGCCGGCCAATTACACGGCGATTCACGGTTACCGCACAATTGCTGACATAATGAAAGATCTCAACCCTATCACAGGCAAAATTTGGCAATTAACGGTAAAATATCAAAGAATTGCGAGAGAAGCTGGCGCATTAATTTACGGCAGACATGCCCACCCATCTACCCTTATCCCCGGCGGAATCTCTACAGATATTACTAACTTGCCCTCCCTGCTACAGGAGTACTACGCCAGACTTTCACAACTGACTGCCTGGGTTAAGTTCGTCTGGGCCGTCTGGCAAGACCTTTATGAGTTCTACCGTGACCACGTAACTACGCCGGACGGGAAGCCCTACGCCACTACCCAAGGCAAGACCCACGACCCACCGGTGATGCTCGCCGGTGGTTTCGCAGACGATCCCGAGGTATACAGCAACATCACCGACGAGGCGAGGGGCAACTGGAGAGAGCTCTATGCGAGGCTTGACCAGGCCTACAACGCGAGGGGCGAGAAGCCGGGCTTTGCCATCGGCCACGATATATACAGCAAGAACCCGACGGAGATCCAGCTCGGCTATGTGGAGTTTGCAGACTCCTCTTTCTATGAGGACTGGGTGAAGAGCAACGTGGCGCCGCCCACCGGCTGGATAAAGGAAGATCCCATCGGCCGGCCGTTGGTAAATGGAACAGAGCTCTTCAAGTACCACATGTGGAATAGGACCACTATCCCGAAGCCTGGCGCCATTAACTTCGCCGAGAAGTACAGCTGGGCGGCTGAGCCTAGGCTTGTGCTTAAGGACGGCCGCATCGCGCCTATCGAGACCGGCCCCATATCGCAACTGTGGCTTGACACGCTACACGCCACAAAGTTTGAGCTAGCTGGCTTTAAGGCCTGGGAGTCCAACGGCAGTCAGATGAAGATCTATCTCCCCGGCGGGACTGTGGCGCCTGACTTGCCGCCTGGCACAAAGGACGAGCTTGTCATTACGTGGAATTTGCCCAAGTACTCGACGACGTTTGAACGTCTGCTGGCCCGCGCGGTTCACCTCGCCGTGGTGAACGCCATAGCCTGGGCCAACCTGCTGTATGGCCTCCAGTTGGTAAACGCCGGGAAGGTGCAGACCTCTAGGCCGTGGAGCTACGGCAAGTGGCCCGACTTTAGCTATAGCTTCGGCTGGTGGCAAGTGCCGCGCGGCAATTGTATGCACTGGCTCGTGCAGAAGGGCGGGAGGATCGTGAACTACCAGTACGAGGCTCCGACGACGCCCAACGTCAGCCCGTCTAACAACCGTTGTACCGACCCGTGGAAGGGCCAGTGCGCCGGGCCGTTCGAAATGTCTGTACGGAACAGCGTAGTGACGGAGGAGCTCCCGCCTGACCAGTGGACTGGCCTTGACCAAGTGAGGGCGATCAGGAGCTTCGACCCCTGTCTGGCGTGTGCTGTACATTTTGAGGCCAAGGGCGAAGGGGGCAGAGTTATGAACGTAATCGAGAAGGTGATCTGGAATGCTTGCGCCATTTAA
- a CDS encoding (Fe-S)-binding protein — protein MLTVPKLNSVTLHYFENCVGCAACAPSCPYFYVDERYSPVEKAEFLREMLRAKYTLAGRLFGRFVGARMPKSEDEMWKILEFAYRCTNCGHCYVTCPFGIDSGAMVRLLRQALYSTGIAPTLMKQFAGFEGSGQYLQHPSVKAMWEAFMTEVAKLGAPVDKKGARVLLMISVMDVVLLKDTVLNTIKILKKVGEDFTIPSRPLGVRPPIGAVVGDPAAQKTAIEDVVKYAESISPQILVTIDGGFVYPNLRFEATNLLRRKFSFKVYHITELLAEYLREGKLKLKKTGAKVTWHDPCQLGRRAGVFEEPREVLKAFTDYRDLPHNRANSLCCGGGDGINCLTKEMHMAMGKLLGMDIWGMLSAREKEFVEKSEDAYKKAIRRKMDDVKKSGAEVVVTACPVGIETIRLGTQLYGVNAKVVHIVDLVAEALE, from the coding sequence ATGCTTACGGTGCCTAAGCTGAACTCGGTCACACTCCACTATTTTGAAAACTGTGTAGGGTGCGCCGCATGTGCCCCCTCTTGCCCCTACTTCTACGTAGACGAGAGGTACAGCCCCGTGGAGAAGGCTGAGTTCCTAAGAGAGATGCTTAGGGCGAAGTATACGTTAGCTGGGAGGCTTTTCGGCCGTTTCGTCGGCGCGAGGATGCCCAAGAGCGAGGACGAGATGTGGAAGATCTTGGAGTTTGCCTATAGATGCACCAACTGCGGCCACTGCTATGTGACATGTCCTTTTGGCATAGATAGCGGCGCGATGGTGCGCTTGCTAAGGCAGGCGCTTTACTCGACCGGAATAGCGCCAACTTTAATGAAGCAATTTGCGGGCTTCGAGGGAAGCGGCCAGTATCTACAGCACCCGTCTGTAAAAGCTATGTGGGAAGCCTTCATGACCGAGGTCGCCAAGCTTGGGGCTCCCGTTGACAAGAAGGGCGCCCGGGTACTCCTCATGATTTCAGTTATGGACGTGGTGTTGCTGAAGGACACTGTTTTGAACACTATAAAGATTTTAAAGAAGGTTGGCGAAGATTTTACGATTCCGTCACGGCCACTAGGCGTTAGGCCGCCCATTGGGGCAGTGGTGGGAGACCCGGCGGCACAGAAGACAGCTATAGAAGACGTAGTTAAATACGCCGAGTCTATTTCGCCGCAGATCCTCGTCACAATAGATGGGGGCTTCGTCTACCCCAACCTCAGGTTCGAGGCTACAAACCTACTGAGGAGGAAGTTCAGCTTCAAGGTTTATCACATCACAGAGCTCCTCGCCGAGTATCTCAGGGAGGGCAAGTTGAAGCTTAAGAAGACAGGTGCCAAAGTCACTTGGCATGACCCGTGTCAGTTGGGTAGGAGAGCCGGCGTGTTTGAAGAGCCGAGGGAGGTGCTGAAGGCGTTTACCGACTACCGCGATCTTCCTCACAACAGAGCTAACAGCCTTTGTTGTGGCGGCGGAGATGGCATAAACTGTCTCACGAAGGAGATGCACATGGCCATGGGCAAGCTCCTGGGGATGGACATATGGGGGATGTTGAGCGCCCGGGAGAAGGAATTTGTAGAGAAGAGTGAAGATGCCTATAAGAAGGCCATAAGGAGGAAGATGGACGACGTGAAGAAGAGCGGTGCGGAGGTTGTCGTCACTGCTTGCCCAGTCGGTATAGAAACTATTAGGTTGGGCACACAGCTCTACGGCGTAAATGCCAAGGTAGTACACATCGTAGACCTAGTCGCTGAGGCCCTGGAGTAA
- a CDS encoding hyaluronate lyase has protein sequence MKITRRDLIRAGSLAAALSALNWPALVKAAGEAVKEGLVNIVWFEAQSCTGDTVSIIQATDPSLLDVLLGTTPLVGPGMVRLIFHEAVMPQWGTYHIKETTDVADHKILENYVTKQPPPGDAMKLLEEIAEGKYGPYVLVLEGSFPQEYGIPGTNIEQKGGYYCHVGHRTCTEWAKLLFKNAIAVVTVGNCSSYGGLVANKVLEPPPGFKYPSWSPSPTGAVGMFDDPVRGTKGMIHISYFQPEVEPFRKYIDEGGVPDFKTMKPAVAVPGCPANGNGILRTLALLTLVAAGLLKPDVLERKAFLDQYARPRFIFENTVHEQCPRAGSYAAGDLRPYPGAGDYRCLFAVGCKGPIANCPWNKVGWVNGVGGPTRTGGVCIGCTMPGFTDAFEPFYAPLNAPRLPTLETLGVALGGAALLGVAGAYLASKAAKPKEEKK, from the coding sequence ATGAAGATAACTAGACGCGATCTAATTAGAGCTGGCTCTCTAGCGGCAGCTCTCTCAGCTTTAAACTGGCCGGCGCTTGTAAAAGCCGCAGGCGAAGCCGTAAAGGAAGGGTTGGTAAACATCGTCTGGTTCGAAGCGCAGAGTTGCACGGGCGACACGGTCTCTATAATCCAGGCCACAGACCCCTCGCTGTTAGACGTTTTGCTGGGTACAACGCCGCTAGTAGGGCCTGGCATGGTACGTCTAATATTCCACGAAGCAGTTATGCCGCAGTGGGGCACTTACCATATAAAAGAGACTACAGACGTTGCGGATCATAAAATCCTTGAGAATTATGTAACAAAGCAACCACCTCCCGGTGACGCCATGAAGCTCCTCGAGGAGATAGCAGAGGGCAAATACGGCCCCTACGTGTTGGTTCTAGAGGGTAGCTTCCCACAGGAGTACGGAATACCTGGCACAAACATCGAGCAGAAGGGCGGCTACTACTGTCACGTAGGCCATAGGACCTGTACAGAGTGGGCAAAGCTTCTCTTTAAGAATGCCATTGCCGTAGTTACAGTTGGCAACTGTTCATCCTATGGCGGTCTCGTGGCGAACAAGGTGTTGGAGCCGCCGCCAGGCTTCAAATACCCCAGCTGGTCCCCCTCGCCGACGGGCGCCGTTGGCATGTTCGACGATCCGGTGAGGGGAACAAAGGGCATGATACACATCAGTTACTTCCAGCCAGAGGTAGAGCCGTTTAGGAAGTACATAGACGAGGGCGGCGTGCCCGACTTCAAGACAATGAAGCCGGCCGTCGCCGTGCCCGGTTGCCCAGCGAATGGCAACGGCATACTGCGGACGCTTGCGCTTCTGACTTTAGTCGCCGCCGGATTGCTTAAGCCGGACGTCCTGGAGAGGAAGGCCTTCCTAGACCAGTACGCCAGGCCGCGCTTTATATTTGAAAACACAGTTCATGAACAATGCCCACGCGCCGGTTCCTACGCCGCTGGCGACCTAAGGCCGTACCCCGGCGCCGGCGACTACAGATGTCTATTTGCCGTGGGTTGCAAGGGGCCGATAGCTAACTGCCCGTGGAATAAAGTGGGTTGGGTCAACGGTGTCGGCGGGCCGACTAGGACAGGCGGTGTCTGTATTGGTTGCACCATGCCGGGCTTTACCGACGCCTTTGAGCCATTCTACGCGCCGTTGAATGCGCCTAGGCTACCCACTTTAGAGACGCTGGGGGTTGCGCTGGGAGGCGCCGCCTTGCTTGGCGTCGCAGGCGCATACCTAGCCTCAAAGGCGGCTAAGCCTAAGGAGGAGAAGAAATGA
- a CDS encoding Ni,Fe-hydrogenase maturation factor — protein MRVLVGYIGYLFKGDCAVGLRAGELLRSKGVEAVELSGDVFTMVDELMKLKPDKLILIGAVQRGRRPGTVEVYKFTPRSFGSPLEINDALRPSLEGRISLEDLLIGLSVLGRPTDEIYVVECEPPRPDPVIGLSPEGEKCAEELAKRAEELYVQA, from the coding sequence ATGCGTGTTTTGGTCGGCTACATAGGATATCTTTTTAAAGGAGATTGCGCCGTGGGTTTAAGGGCTGGGGAGTTACTCCGTAGCAAGGGGGTGGAGGCTGTGGAGCTGTCAGGCGATGTATTTACCATGGTAGACGAGCTTATGAAGCTGAAGCCAGACAAATTGATTTTAATCGGCGCAGTACAGAGAGGCCGCAGGCCAGGCACTGTGGAAGTCTACAAGTTCACGCCGAGAAGCTTCGGCAGCCCCCTGGAGATAAACGACGCCCTGAGGCCCTCGCTAGAGGGGAGGATCTCGCTGGAGGACCTCCTCATCGGCCTCAGCGTCTTGGGGAGGCCCACCGACGAGATATACGTCGTGGAGTGCGAACCGCCGAGGCCCGACCCCGTCATCGGCCTCTCGCCCGAGGGGGAGAAATGCGCGGAGGAGCTGGCGAAGAGGGCGGAGGAGCTCTATGTGCAAGCTTGA
- the hypE gene encoding hydrogenase expression/formation protein HypE, with protein MIKLSHGSGGVETAEIIEKLFLKRLPESLKKVAGGLGLDFPDDAAAIPMGDGRYLVVTIDAYTVNPPFFPGGDIGVLAASGSINDVLMLGGRPVAMLDSIIAEEGLPYETLDRVVKSFLSVLETEGVALIGGDFKVMPKGQLDKIVITTVGIGVAERVIVDRPRHGDKIVVSDFVGDHGAVILMLQMGDVDKPEQLKLKSDVKPLTKLMVPLVEKYGEYIHAARDPTRGGLAMVLNDWAKAGGGVIVVEEESLPVRPEVASYAGMLGIDPLYLASEGVAVLAIDPSVAEEVVKFVRGLGFQNARIVGEFREAKQHRGYVLLKTLAGGLRILEPPRGDIVPRIC; from the coding sequence ATGATTAAGCTTTCCCACGGATCTGGAGGAGTTGAGACAGCCGAGATAATTGAAAAGCTTTTCTTAAAGCGTTTACCAGAGAGTCTTAAAAAGGTGGCCGGGGGGCTTGGGCTTGATTTTCCTGATGATGCGGCAGCTATACCTATGGGAGATGGCCGGTATCTCGTAGTGACTATTGACGCATATACAGTCAACCCGCCCTTTTTCCCCGGGGGCGACATCGGGGTGCTCGCCGCCTCGGGCTCTATAAACGACGTGTTAATGCTCGGCGGTAGGCCCGTCGCCATGTTAGATTCGATTATAGCAGAAGAGGGACTCCCCTACGAGACGCTCGACAGAGTAGTCAAGTCCTTCCTCTCTGTCCTAGAGACGGAGGGCGTGGCCCTTATCGGCGGAGATTTCAAAGTAATGCCCAAGGGCCAGCTCGATAAGATTGTGATCACGACCGTGGGGATAGGGGTCGCGGAGAGAGTCATCGTGGATAGGCCGAGACACGGTGACAAGATCGTGGTGAGCGACTTCGTGGGAGATCACGGCGCTGTGATCCTTATGTTGCAGATGGGGGACGTGGATAAGCCAGAGCAACTCAAACTAAAGAGTGACGTGAAGCCGCTTACCAAGCTCATGGTGCCGCTGGTGGAGAAATACGGCGAGTATATCCATGCGGCTAGAGACCCCACGAGGGGGGGCCTCGCCATGGTGTTGAACGACTGGGCTAAGGCTGGCGGCGGCGTAATAGTGGTAGAGGAGGAGAGTCTCCCTGTGAGACCAGAGGTGGCGTCATACGCCGGGATGCTCGGCATAGACCCGCTTTATTTAGCAAGCGAGGGTGTTGCAGTCCTCGCTATTGATCCCTCTGTCGCAGAGGAAGTGGTGAAGTTCGTGAGGGGGCTGGGCTTTCAAAACGCGAGAATTGTCGGCGAGTTTAGAGAGGCGAAACAACACAGAGGGTATGTCTTGCTTAAAACTCTCGCAGGCGGGCTTAGGATTCTGGAGCCTCCCAGAGGCGACATAGTGCCGAGGATATGCTGA
- a CDS encoding MBL fold metallo-hydrolase produces the protein MLRLVFRDVRIVRWDYAGVEISAGGESLCIDVLKPPCRHVLYTHIHPRHYGGVGGLAPPAVKPGDRLELGPFAVSVVEAYNMTKLINGAPVHPKGFGVGYLVEVGGVSLYHPGDTDLIGEMAKIKTDIFLAPIGGDGTMTAEEAAEAVKLIRPKIAIPIHFGEMRPYVKFRDISQPYTQVVYLDASPSNI, from the coding sequence ATGCTGAGACTAGTCTTTAGAGACGTGAGAATCGTGCGGTGGGACTACGCTGGGGTTGAGATATCGGCAGGCGGGGAGTCACTCTGTATAGACGTGTTGAAGCCGCCCTGTAGACATGTCCTCTACACCCACATCCACCCGAGACACTACGGCGGCGTCGGGGGCTTGGCACCTCCTGCGGTAAAGCCCGGAGATAGGCTTGAGCTCGGGCCCTTTGCCGTATCTGTTGTGGAGGCTTATAACATGACTAAATTAATAAATGGAGCTCCAGTACATCCAAAGGGGTTCGGCGTCGGCTATCTGGTAGAGGTGGGCGGCGTATCCCTATACCACCCGGGAGATACTGATTTAATAGGGGAGATGGCAAAAATTAAGACAGACATCTTTCTAGCCCCCATCGGGGGGGATGGCACTATGACAGCAGAAGAAGCCGCCGAGGCTGTTAAACTCATCCGTCCAAAGATCGCAATACCCATCCACTTCGGGGAGATGCGGCCCTACGTTAAGTTTAGAGACATTTCCCAGCCCTATACCCAAGTGGTGTACCTAGATGCCTCCCCCTCAAATATATAA
- the hypD gene encoding hydrogenase formation protein HypD, which translates to MSCLSLSEFPGPAPSPDCFNCSMMRKEMAALELAFRRKSKITGMLIQYIKKYAKELKKRDGDYVYKVMDFCGTHEWTIVHFGLRSVLEMAGVDNVELVAGPGCPVCVTPSYYLEEAIKLAFEGVVIYTYGDVFRLPALQRVRGARSLAEAKAMGADVRLIHTFLHAAIDAKRHNKPSLFLGIGFETVAPGYSEAILRGLVPPNLKLMSLVKLTPPAMFYALDMVKEKPTDYPISGVIAPGHVSTIIGGKAWAPVAEQYRVPVVVAGFEPNDVLTAIAEILRQLKNGEHKVVIEYVRAVKWEGDLKAQSSIHTVFETVDTAWRGIGYIPKSGLALREEFKQYDAFEYFGIPDLTPERWRYDLPPGCKCAEVNLGKAKPTDCPLFMKACTPDHPVGPCMVSVEGTCAIWARFGGGGLAVEVAKEIGLA; encoded by the coding sequence ATGTCTTGTCTATCTCTGAGCGAGTTTCCTGGCCCCGCCCCCTCTCCCGATTGTTTCAACTGTTCTATGATGCGTAAGGAGATGGCCGCCCTCGAGCTGGCCTTTAGGCGGAAGAGCAAGATCACGGGCATGTTGATCCAGTATATTAAGAAATACGCCAAAGAACTCAAGAAGAGAGATGGGGACTACGTATATAAGGTCATGGACTTCTGCGGCACCCACGAGTGGACTATTGTCCACTTCGGCCTTAGGAGCGTCCTAGAGATGGCTGGGGTGGACAACGTAGAGCTTGTGGCTGGGCCAGGATGCCCCGTCTGCGTCACCCCATCCTACTACCTAGAGGAGGCGATCAAACTGGCCTTTGAAGGAGTAGTGATATATACATATGGAGACGTCTTCAGGCTCCCGGCTCTCCAGAGGGTGAGGGGGGCCAGGTCGCTGGCTGAGGCTAAGGCGATGGGTGCCGACGTGAGACTTATACACACCTTCCTCCACGCGGCTATAGACGCCAAGAGGCACAACAAGCCCTCCCTCTTCCTGGGCATTGGGTTTGAGACAGTGGCGCCGGGCTACTCCGAGGCCATCTTGAGGGGGCTTGTGCCTCCTAACCTCAAGCTGATGTCTCTAGTCAAACTGACCCCGCCGGCGATGTTCTACGCCCTTGACATGGTTAAAGAAAAGCCTACCGACTATCCCATCTCTGGCGTCATCGCGCCGGGCCACGTCTCAACAATAATAGGGGGCAAGGCCTGGGCCCCCGTGGCTGAGCAATACCGTGTACCTGTAGTTGTGGCGGGGTTTGAGCCTAACGACGTCCTTACGGCAATTGCCGAAATTTTAAGACAGTTAAAAAATGGCGAACATAAAGTCGTAATTGAGTATGTAAGAGCCGTAAAGTGGGAGGGAGATTTAAAGGCGCAGTCTTCAATACATACAGTGTTTGAAACTGTAGATACGGCGTGGCGAGGCATAGGCTATATCCCAAAGAGCGGCCTCGCGCTTAGGGAGGAGTTCAAGCAGTACGACGCCTTTGAATACTTCGGAATCCCAGACCTAACGCCGGAGAGATGGCGCTACGACTTGCCGCCTGGTTGTAAATGTGCAGAAGTCAACCTTGGCAAAGCCAAGCCTACCGACTGCCCGCTCTTTATGAAAGCTTGCACGCCGGATCACCCCGTCGGCCCCTGTATGGTTTCTGTAGAGGGGACGTGTGCCATATGGGCGAGATTTGGAGGCGGAGGTCTCGCCGTGGAGGTTGCAAAAGAGATAGGCCTGGCGTAA
- a CDS encoding HypC/HybG/HupF family hydrogenase formation chaperone, with protein sequence MCWAVPSVVKKIEGGIAFVDPGDGVERPAVIGIEEGQLQVGDLVMVHAGVIIAKVDLETLKESMEMWKQMARELAASTGEDPEAAEKIIEEEMWRVLKIAEEVRQGRSQALRELA encoded by the coding sequence ATGTGTTGGGCAGTCCCCTCAGTAGTTAAAAAAATAGAGGGGGGCATCGCCTTTGTAGATCCTGGAGATGGCGTAGAGAGGCCGGCGGTGATAGGCATAGAGGAGGGACAACTACAAGTGGGCGACCTCGTAATGGTTCACGCCGGCGTTATAATTGCGAAAGTAGATCTAGAGACTCTAAAAGAAAGTATGGAGATGTGGAAACAGATGGCTAGAGAACTGGCAGCTTCAACAGGGGAGGACCCCGAGGCGGCTGAAAAAATTATCGAAGAGGAGATGTGGCGTGTGTTAAAAATCGCAGAGGAGGTACGGCAAGGGAGGAGCCAGGCTTTGAGAGAACTTGCCTAA